A stretch of DNA from Cerasicoccus sp. TK19100:
GATGACGAGCATGCGCTCCTGTGATTCGGAGAGCAGGATTTCGTAAGAATTCATGCCGGTTTCGCGCTGTGGGACGAGGTCCAGCTCGATCTCGACGCCGGTGTCGCCACGGGCGGCGGTTTCGCAGGTGGAGCAGGTGAGGCCGGCAGCACCCATGTCCTGAATGCCCACGACGAGGCCATCGACGGCCATCATTTCGAGGCAGGCTTCCATGAGCAGCTTGCCCATGAAGGGGTCGCCCTTTTGGACTGCCGGGCGGTCGTGGCCAGACTCCGAGGAAAGCTCCTTGGAGGCGAAGCTGGCGCCGCCGAGGCCGTCGCGACCGGTCGCCGCGCCGACGTAGTAAACGGGGTTGCCGATGCCGGAGGCCGCGCCGCGCTTGATCTGGTCATGCTTGAGCACGCCGAGGCAGAGCGCGTTGACGAGCGGGTTGCCCTCGTAGCAATCGTCGAAATAGGTGTCACCGCCGATGTTCGGGATGCCCACGCAGTTGCCATAATGGCTGATGCCGTGGACGACGCCGCGCATGATGCGGCGTGAGTCGGCCGAGTCCAGCTTGCCGAAGCGCAGGGAGTTGGTGAAGAGCACCGGGCGTGCGCCCATGGTGAAAATGTCGCGCAAGATGCCGCCTACGCCGGTCGCTGCGCCCTGGAAGGGCTCGACTGCGCTGGGGTGGTTGTGGGACTCGATCTTGAAGCAGATTGCGAAATCGTCGCCAATGTCGACCACGCCGGCGTTTTCCTCACCTGCCTTGACGAGGACTTTGTTACGGGAGTCTTCGTCGAACTTCTGGGTGGGGAACTGCTTGAGCAGGCGGCGCGAGTTCTTGTAGGAGCAGTGCTCCGACCACATGACGCTGAAGATGCCGAGCTCGGTCAGGTTGGGCTCGCGGCCGAGGATGGATTTGATGCGCTCGTATTCTTCCGGCGTCAAGCCGTGTTTGTCCACCAGTTCAGGCGTGATGGGCGCGTTGAGCGTTTCGTCGGGATTTGGCGCGGGTGCTTCGGTGGCCATGGAAATTTAGGAATGTTCGATTTTCAGTTGTCGAATATCAATCGTCAGTTAGGCGTTTCGCTGAAGTAATTTTGCGTGCTGACGGTTGATTACAGGTAATTTTGACTACGCCTTCTGGCGGGCCATTTGGGACTTGAGAAACGCCTTGAAGACGCCGATGCCGTCGCGACTCGGGTGGAGGTCTTCCACGGCGCGCTCAGGGTGGGGCATCATGCCGAAGACGTTGCCTTCCTTATTGCGGATGCCAGCAATGTCGGCCTTGGAGCCGTTCGGGTTGTTGGCGTAGCGGAAGAGAATTTGATTGTTCGCTTCGAGTTCGGCCAGGCCGTCGTCATCGATGCGGTAGTTGCCCTCACCGTGGGCGATCGGGATGTCGATGGTTTCGCCGAGGCTGCTCTGGTTGAAGTAGTCCATGCTATCCTCGACCTTGAGCTTCGACGTCTCGCAGATGAACTCCATGCCTTCGTTGCGCACGAGGGCACCGGGGAGCAGGCCAGCTTCGCAAAGAATCTGGAAGCCATTACAAATGCCGATGACGGGACCGCCGTTTTGGGCGAACTCCACGACGGCTTTCATGACCGGCGAGAACCGGGCAATCGCACCGCAGCGCAAATAGTCGCCGTAGGAAAAACCGCCGGGCAGGACGACGCATTCGGCCCCGGCCAGGCTGGGGCGCTTATGCCAAAACAGGCGCGTCGGCTGGTTGAAAACGCCCGCCAGCGCATAATAAGCGTCGCGGTCGCAATTGGATCCGGGGAATTGGATGATGGCGATCTTCATGTGGGCGGGACCTTCCTTTTAGGCGAGCTCGTAGCGGTAGTCTTCGATGACGGGATTGCTCAGCAAACCGTCGCAAATCTTATCGATCTGCTCGCGTAATTCCGGGGTGTCGGTGCCGTCGACATCGAACTCAATCGTCTTGCCTACGCGGACA
This window harbors:
- the purQ gene encoding phosphoribosylformylglycinamidine synthase subunit PurQ is translated as MKIAIIQFPGSNCDRDAYYALAGVFNQPTRLFWHKRPSLAGAECVVLPGGFSYGDYLRCGAIARFSPVMKAVVEFAQNGGPVIGICNGFQILCEAGLLPGALVRNEGMEFICETSKLKVEDSMDYFNQSSLGETIDIPIAHGEGNYRIDDDGLAELEANNQILFRYANNPNGSKADIAGIRNKEGNVFGMMPHPERAVEDLHPSRDGIGVFKAFLKSQMARQKA
- the purS gene encoding phosphoribosylformylglycinamidine synthase subunit PurS, translating into MKVTVFVTPKKTVLDPQGAAVGHAMEHLGLNPSSDVRVGKTIEFDVDGTDTPELREQIDKICDGLLSNPVIEDYRYELA